The genomic region TAAGAGGATAGCAAGCTTACTGTCACaacttacaaaatgtattatttaaattgtaattttagTAAGGTAAATAATATATTGCGTTAAGAATATATGGAGCACCTTTTGAAATTGTTAGTGCTTGAGGAACTTAATGTAGAGAATcctttctaaaataaatatctttctaacaaaaaaaatgacattcttgcCATTGAGCCTCATTGTCCATACATTGCATAGGATGTTTATTGTTGTAGTACAATGTAAGATGAGATGTACGCCCCACTTGTTAAATAAAACAGTCAGGAAACTTCAGCGACTGGCAGAGCTTTTTCAAATAACTCCGGTACTGCTTATCACCTGTCTAATGACATCCGTACGTTGAAGTTGGTGGGTGCATCATGCTATGGCGAAGCTTCTTAGCAGCTGGAATAATGGCACTTTTCCACTGCATTGTACTGTCTCGACTCGGCTCTACATGCTtcgccttttttgcttttccactggccaaaatgtaggaaagtacctggtaccagatacttgaaaaaaaaattttgtAACTGCCCCGTTGAGGTTCCAAGCAAGCAGAGGTGATACCAAAAGATGAtgtgaaaacatgaaataattctgattggacaagagtgactcaaagTGTACTGCCAAGCacaagctgttctgctgttaGCCGTCCAGTGTCGGCGAATGGTTTTACGAGACAAGAACGGCGTGTCTTTGCGGGTCTGTtccaggagtccttgcattgaaatgggttaatgtcagtgccagtgcataggaccaggctcataaatgtattttcccaaaactcctcgggttggacctatgcactggcgatgaaatcaactcgttagaGTTGTTACCCCGTGAAAGATCCACTAAAGACACACTGTTTTTGTtgcctacaaaatgaccttgtctttttcctcctctgggtctttctataggctaactggcatacattaCACTGATCTAAGtagtaatgtcaagccaaacagaagcagcctaccaagctttctaacAATTTTTGCAGTCTGCATTGTGTTAAGACTGAAGTTGCTGCGCATGCGTGCTTCCTCGCTACTACTGGTATAAATGCTGCCTTGTGTATAAtaggctactcttgagtcagtcGGTGTGGTATTATAGTAGGCAAGTGTGACCAAGTTATCCAGGTTTAGTTTATTTTTGATTTGTCCCCATTTGTTCAAAGCGTGTAAATTTAAGAGAATTTATGGAGTTCATTCAATACATCTTTCTGTCCACTGCAGGGTTTATGTTAGTTGGCAAATGCTGGCTTTTCACCTGTATCAATTGTATGATATCTATATTGTTGTTCCCTTGTGTGTCTCACGTTGGAGGTGGCGTCACGGCAGTATTCatgtgatgtcactatgggcGGGTACAGGGTACCAACTGCAGTGGAAAACGAACTGAGGGGCGTGTATCGCGGAGTCGATCTGGTACTATGCGGTGTTAAAGCTCCCAAAGTGAGTAGAGTAGAGTAGAGTCGAGCCAGTACCAttcagtggaaaagcgccataaGAGCCTGGTcaagatgaatggagcaaagCCTCATCAGAGCACACAGGACATCAGACTGGGgcgaagattaatctttcagcatgactCTAACCCGAAGTCTGGAGTCTAGACAAGGCTGCAGTGGCTTCGGAATAAGTCTGTTAatatccttgagtggcccagccaaagcccaaaTTTAAACCATTTTGAACATCTCGGAGTCTTAAATATGGCTGTGCAGCAATTTTCCCCATCCAGTCAGACAGCTTTAGAGGAGGTTCTGCAAGGAAGAAAGGGATAAACCgaccaaatccaggtgtgcacaGCTGATGCATAGCCAAGAAGACTGCTGTGGTTGCTGCCAAAAGCGCTACAAAATGTTGAATAAATGTCTCCATAGTTAGGTACattaaagtttaaaatgtttaatgttcagTATATAGTTTTTGCTtcgtcattatggggtattgtgtttaGGTTGATGGCAAATAATGTTTAATCAGTTAGAAATGGGGTCTATAATGcactaaaatgtggaaaaagtaagGCTCTAAAATTgcttttataatttttggaTTTCGTTTATATCATCACACCTCCATATAAACACCCTAGTTAGGAGTGGTGCATGGGTCAgctctttgaaatgtttttacccACTCAGGCCTGTAATTCCAAATAAACCACCTGCACCTGCCAGACTATATGGTTAAGTTAGTCTATGCTCTAAGTTTAATTCTAAAGCCTGCACCCGTCTCTAAAGCTGCAAATGTAGAAATTGTTGCTGTAACCTACAGTTTTTGTAGTGTTGTTTAGAACAAGATCTTCACACTGTTCGATTGACGGAGGTGCGGGCTGTCAGCTGAAATGGGTCTTAATTTGAGGCATACTGTGGCCTAGTTCTAATAGATTATTGCCATATAAATGTTAGGCCTGGCAATATCATTCATCTcttgagacattttgttttcttaaattCTGTGATTGTCAAGATTCTGTCTGTAATCTCAGTCTAAGACCGTGAAAGGGGTCTCAATAAAACTATTTTGCAACTGAGTGAAAACATTGCTTACCATCTGataaaaacaactgaaaatggaaaacagcCCAGCAGTCTGTTTACTCGCCACATGTGACATGTTGTTGTTCACTTTGTCCTCGTCCCATTTCTCCTATCCAGTGAAGGGCTCCCGACCTGGCAAAAATGTGCAGCTGACCGAGAATGAGATTCGGGGCCTCTGCCTCAAGTCCCGGGAAATCTTCCTCAGTCAGCCAATCCTGCTGGAGCTCGAGGCACCACTTAAGATTTGTGGTGAGGTTAAATTGTCGCTTCTTTATTAATTGTACAAAGGTAAAGATATTTATCTCAAAGCATCAACATGAAATGTGAAGATAGGACATGTCTCAGTATTTGGAGAGCTATGGAAAAAAGACATGCACTTCAaacgagtaattgccatttgaGATTTCCTATtagaataatatatttttggggaTATCCAGATGGtagaaattcttttttttttattgattgtcTTTTGTACCCCAGTCCTCATTTATCAAGTCTCATTCCACTGTAGTGTAAATATTTCATTGATTAGCAACCTGACCTTGCTTACTACAAATAACCTCTGTGGTGTTGTTTGAAAGAGTGATGTGGGCCAccatttgtgtttatttcagtcTTCTGTTTGCAACGCAAACATCAACACAGGAAGAACTAAAATATATGCACATTTTACTGTCAGCGTCTTTTGACCTTGTGGACCACTGTCCACTTTGGCCCCTCCCACAGGCGATGTCCACGGCCAGTACTACGACCTGCTGAGGCTCTTTGAGTATGGAGGCTTCCCCCCAGAGAGCAACTACCTGTTCCTGGGGGACTATGTGGACCGGGGGAAGCAGTCGCTGGAGACCATCTGCCTGCTGCTGGCCTACAAGGTCAAGTACCCGGAGAACTTCTTCCTGCTGCGGGGCAACCACGAGTGTGCCTCCATCAACAGAATATACGGCTTCTACGATGAGTGTGAGTAGCCCAGCCTTGTAAAGAGACATGGCATGAACAGAAAGGCGAAACCAAGATAGTCCATCCACATCCGGGCGTGAGCTGGGACTTTATTGGCatgcacattttaaatgcatataCAGTTTTTGAGTGCGATTCTGAGCAGCGTTCTGAGTTTCCATGCTTTGGCATCTGGTGTCGCCACATGGATGGAAAATGGCTACATTTCAATTGATTGCTTTAACATTCTAAACGTATGCATCAAATGCCCTAACTAATTCAACAGGAGTCACTCAACATGGggagaaacaaaacattttaggcACTGTGTTTAGGTCAAACACAGTTACCGTCTAACTCACTGATTGCAGTGCATGTAATATGCAAAGCGTAAAATAAGCGTTCAACAAACTGCATAAGTGTTTACCAATAATGAGCAAAGCTGGTTCATTAGTACAGATTGTTCAGGGTTGTGCTTTGAATGTTGGAGAATGGTAACTctggctgcatttacacaggcagtccAATTTGCATCTTTTCCTCACTTGTTTTGTATTGTTGAATACACATCTTTTTACACCCGATCTAATTGGACCGCTTGTCTACATACAgctgtattcatgtttttatatgaaACAGAATACTTTTTTGTCCTGTAGAATCAGGCAACGTGTCAGCAACTATTCATTTGGGTTGCCATTTCAACTGTTCATCTTGCTCAATTCAACCAAAGATTCATTAAGACCTTGCATTCTTTAGGTAAGAGGCGGTACAACATCAAACTTTGGAAGACCTTTACCGACTGCTTCAACTGCCTGCCGGTGGCAGCCATCGTTGACGAGAAGATCTTCTGTTGCCATGGAGGTATGAAGTTAATTTATATCCAACGGCTCCCCTATGATTATTACCGGTTTAATTTCAAACACCCTTTTGTCCTTGGCTTATTGTGCATCAGAAGCTCCGATTGCAGCTGTAGGACGTTTACTGCTGTGGCAATAGTGAGGTAAAAATTAGAGGGGGGAGGATTGAGATGGCTAAATTACaggaatatttgttttaataagaCCCAGACATCTACATATTAACCAGTCCAATCAAAAACCATTGATCGGTTATAAACAATGTAATTGTTCAGAGAACATCTGTAACAGAATCGAGTTCACTTACGGGTGGGTGGAGAGGGTCAACAAGCCAACTGGAAGCTGAGGGTGGTTAAAGGCTGTGATTGTGCTGTATGATTGCACTGAGATTCGATGTTTAGACCACATGGAAGAGCCCATCTGATtgccctccaacaccacctccCTGTTTATACTTATCTCTTCATGCTGAAGTACTCAATCTCAGCATAATAAATTGGCTGATTCCTGAGGACCATGTGATCGACCAGGCATTCAGCCAACAAGGAAGTCCCACCCGTTTGCCTACATTCAATTGGCTGATGCCACTCCTTTTCCCTCAGTTAAGCGCTCTGACCAGTCTGACTTAAccatttaaccccccccccaggacTGTCCCCTGACCTCCAGTCTATGGAGCAAGTGAGGCGGGTGATGCGGCCCACGGATGTGCCTGACCAGGGCTTGCTGTGTGATCTGCTGTGGGCAGACCCGGACAAAGATGtgctggggtggggggagaaTGACCGCGGCGTCTCCTTCACCTTCGGTGCTGATGTGGTCACCAAGTTCCTTCACAAGCATGACATGGACCTCATCTGCAGGGCCCATCAGGTCAGTGAATAATGAGGGTTGAACGGGATGTTTTTTGGCTTTGGGGAACAGAAAGAATTGCAGCTGTCTAGACAAGTGCAATTCTATGATTGTCCTAGTCAATCTGGCCTGGTTGTTGTGATGAGATGGTCGTTTTCACGTAGACCATCGTCATTTCACTGTTTAATTCAAAGGCATTAGTAGGGGGAGAGCAGTAACCAGATGAGAAGTTGTGTGCATATAGACAGTCCAACAATTCAAGTGATTTATAAACTTAAATGTTATTACCCCTTAATAAAGCAAGATGTTTGATGCTTTAAAGGGTTAGTTTGACCTAGGTTCATATTTGTGAAATTCtgcttaccctgagttgttcttgaaggcccatgggGTCATTTTTTGCAACAAGCTTCCATTATTCACCCTTGTCCctgcctggaattagcattgtTAGTGATGTCTggattcatgaattgaaactttCCCACAAAAGCTGCAAAAATCAGTAATCGGTTGTGGCAGCattgatttttatatatttttttttggacagCATACTAACGAAACAGCCTGTGGAATTTTGTGACTTCAAACTGGCACTGTGCAAACTGTTTTCTGTAGCAATCACACACAGCTTCTGTTATTCAGCAATGATGTCATTGGTAGCTAGCGAATACTAAGATCTGTTGCATTAAATATTCAGCAAGAAATAAGAGGGGTATTGACAAGATCAGTATAAAACCTATTCCTGACCTGACTCACTACATCTGCTGGGCTTCCCAGATTCAGCATAATAACATTGCTCCTGATGTTTTTGAATTCCAAAAATGCCACCAGAACGACTGTGGTGTAAGTTTGAGAAGTGAAATCCAAgttcagtttaaaaaaacaaaaagttcAACTTGCACAACAGTAGCGCACATCAATTAAAGGGCGTAGGCTGGAGACTATTATTTCAGAACCCAAGATGGCAACCGACAGTTGACACCCTCCCAACTGCATTAATATCAGCCCACAAAACACTCACGGCTGAGCAAAAAACAGGCTTTGTGCTCTGACATATTCATAGATGAGTTGAGGCGGGGAGCAGTAGAAGGAACAGTGTTCACCCAAACTGGTTGGCTAATCAACACTTAAAGCCTCACTGGGATTTTAGGGCAACAAGTCAGTAGGTTACTGCTATATTATACAGGGTGAAGAGGCTCTGCTGCCCGATCATTTTCAGAGGATTCTTCATTGGACAGAAGCTGTAGCTCTGTATTTATCATTGATCATTTAGGCAGTTTAAAGGGGATTGCCTATCAATGTGTGGCTCgtaacaatacatttaatctttcCTGTAATTCTGCACTAGCTTTGACCAATGAAGAATGCTTCTAagagaaataattatttattaaaaacagcTGCATGATGATTCACTATTCatgaaatattttctgtaattgttttgttaACAATTACAGATGCAATAGTGGGTTACAACCCAGCCCTGCCCTAAAGTTAATGTAGGTGCTTTTTGATTACTAGAAGTTCTATATGGGTGAAAAGGGAATATGctttggattttctttttactgttttACATAGCACAATGAGGAAGGATAGTTACCTCAGTTCCCTAGATCACAAAAGTGTCAAACCTGTTTCAAACGATGATGGAGTTTGTTAGGGAACTCCATAGTAACATTTTTTGTAGTTCTTTATGCTTCATGCCTTCTGGTCACAGTCTGGCTTGGTTCCTCAGGTGGTTGAGGACGGATACGAGTTCTTTGCCAAGAGGCAGCTGGTTACGCTGTTCTCTGCCCCCAACTACTGTGGCGAGTTTGACAACGCGGGAGCCATGATGAGTGTTGATGAGACCCTCATGTGCTCCTTCCAGGTAAAGAGATTTGGAATTTCCTCTAATAATTAACTTAAATGATATGTAAACACAATGtattatgttttgattttgtttattcTTCTCAATTGCTCTCAGATCCTCAAGCCTGCAGACAAGAAGCTGTTCTACGGTGGTGGTGGCGGCATGGGGTCGGGACGCCCAGTCACTCCCCCCAGGAAAGCCAAGAAATGACACCCTCCTCacaacccccaccccttcagcCTCCACCTGCGCCCCCGCCTGCCCTGTCtacctctctttcccctctcttcaccaAACAGCCAGAAATCGAAACCAGTACCCAgggttttttttcctttttttaaaaaaaatatcgtAATTCCTTAAGAAAAACATTGAACTGTCTACGAGTGGTTGCGCGAGAGAATGAAACATGCAATGCGTGTGCTTCTGTCTGCGAGCATTAAAAAGTATGTGTGGGAGAGTGaaattgtgtgtgttcattatgtGCGAACATGTGAGAGATTTGTACTATCCTCTTCTCTTACCACTTTGCCCCATTTCAAAGAATGAAACTGTAGTATTGGTCTGTACAGTAATTGTGACTGGTAAATATACCGGGTTCAGGAGACCATGGAGACAGCTGACCTGATGAATTTAACAGCAAACTCCCAAAAACAGATGGCATGCGCATGTGTTTGTGCAAAGGGGgggaatttgtttgtttttcccaGTCCCCTGTACTGTAAAATGTCAAACACAGATGtctgtggttttgggtgtacacCATGTGACTTCTCCCGTTTTAAGACGTTCTAACGTCCTCGAGCAAGAGAAGCTTAGCGAGTCAGTTGTCTCAACGGAAATCGCCCTCCACATGCACCCACTCACCCTTTTCAGATTCATACAAGCTAGAACTGTAAAAAAGACCACACAATTTAGGTTTGTACAGATTTGATTACTTGAAAGAGATTTTTTGTGAATTCGTTTTGTAGTCTTTCATCAAGTTGACCAATAAAGCGAGAATCTGAATTAAGTTCTACCATTGCTTCTTCATTATCTTTGCTAACCAGACCAATTTGTTGAAGATGGTTGATTTGTGGATTGAAAaggaacacctgcttccttttcCATTTCACTTCCTGCCTCTAGAACTTGATGACAAATTTGTTTAAATCCCTATTCATAAGCATTTTTTCCTAATCTGTAGACAAACTA from Esox lucius isolate fEsoLuc1 chromosome 5, fEsoLuc1.pri, whole genome shotgun sequence harbors:
- the ppp1cab gene encoding protein phosphatase 1, catalytic subunit, alpha isozyme b isoform X1, translated to MAEADKLNIDSIIQRLLEVKGSRPGKNVQLTENEIRGLCLKSREIFLSQPILLELEAPLKICGDVHGQYYDLLRLFEYGGFPPESNYLFLGDYVDRGKQSLETICLLLAYKVKYPENFFLLRGNHECASINRIYGFYDECKRRYNIKLWKTFTDCFNCLPVAAIVDEKIFCCHGGLSPDLQSMEQVRRVMRPTDVPDQGLLCDLLWADPDKDVLGWGENDRGVSFTFGADVVTKFLHKHDMDLICRAHQVVEDGYEFFAKRQLVTLFSAPNYCGEFDNAGAMMSVDETLMCSFQILKPADKKLFYGGGGGMGSGRPVTPPRKAKK
- the ppp1cab gene encoding protein phosphatase 1, catalytic subunit, alpha isozyme b isoform X2 gives rise to the protein MKGSRPGKNVQLTENEIRGLCLKSREIFLSQPILLELEAPLKICGDVHGQYYDLLRLFEYGGFPPESNYLFLGDYVDRGKQSLETICLLLAYKVKYPENFFLLRGNHECASINRIYGFYDECKRRYNIKLWKTFTDCFNCLPVAAIVDEKIFCCHGGLSPDLQSMEQVRRVMRPTDVPDQGLLCDLLWADPDKDVLGWGENDRGVSFTFGADVVTKFLHKHDMDLICRAHQVVEDGYEFFAKRQLVTLFSAPNYCGEFDNAGAMMSVDETLMCSFQILKPADKKLFYGGGGGMGSGRPVTPPRKAKK